Proteins found in one Acidobacteriota bacterium genomic segment:
- a CDS encoding Fic family protein, with translation MSRADQISAQVTGQVSGQVTGQVAEQVLRFCQTPRKASEIQELLGLRHRETFTNNYLRPLLEKGWLERTIPDKPRSRLQKYRLTQDGEVALKELGREDVK, from the coding sequence ATGAGCAGGGCTGATCAAATCTCCGCGCAAGTCACCGGACAAGTCAGCGGACAAGTGACCGGACAAGTCGCCGAACAAGTCCTTCGATTTTGCCAGACGCCGCGAAAAGCAAGCGAAATCCAGGAATTGCTGGGCCTCCGACATCGGGAGACCTTTACAAACAATTATCTGAGGCCGCTACTCGAAAAAGGTTGGCTGGAGCGGACCATTCCTGACAAGCCGAGAAGCCGCTTGCAGAAATACAGATTAACACAGGATGGAGAAGTAGCACTGAAAGAGCTCGGCAGGGAGGATGTGAAATGA